One region of Brassica napus cultivar Da-Ae chromosome A10, Da-Ae, whole genome shotgun sequence genomic DNA includes:
- the LOC111212020 gene encoding vacuolar-sorting receptor 2-like has translation MTEPLFIYKDDLSFFPCFFCCCQNDHLKGCKCPPGFSGDGFKNCTDVNECEEKTVCQCRGCKCKNTWGSYDHLKGCKCPPGFSGDGFKNCTDVNECEEKTVCQCRGCKCKNTWGSYECSCNGSLLYIREHDICISKDARGDVSWGVIWIIIMGLGAAALGAYTVYKYRIRTYMDSEIRAIMAQYMPLDNHPNTQPSQLEW, from the exons ATGACAGAACctctctttatatataaagatgacTTATCGTTCTTTCCTTGCTTTTTCTGTTGTTGTCAGAATGATCATTTGAAAGGCTGCAAATGTCCACCTGGATTCAGCGGTGATGGGTTCAAAAACTGCACAG ATGTTAACGAGTGCGAGGAGAAAACAGTGTGCCAGTGTCGCGGCTGCAAATGCAAGAACACATGGGGAAGCTATGATCATTTGAAAGGCTGCAAATGTCCACCTGGATTCAGCGGTGATGGGTTCAAAAACTGCACAG ATGTTAACGAGTGCGAGGAGAAAACAGTGTGCCAGTGTCGCGGCTGCAAATGCAAGAACACATGGGGAAGCTATGAATGTAGCTGCAACGGAAGCTTGCTTTACATCAGAGAGCATGACATTTGCATAA GTAAGGATGCAAGAGGAGATGTAAGCTGGGGAGTGATATGGATAATAATAATGGGACTGGGAGCAGCTGCTTTGGGAGCTTACACTGTTTACAAATACAGAATCCGG ACGTACATGGACTCAGAGATAAGAGCGATAATGGCGCAATACATGCCTCTTGATAACCATCCCAACACTCAGCCTTCTCAGCTTGAGTGGTAA
- the LOC106436324 gene encoding elongation factor P-like, with translation MAATWTSFVTSLCISSPSYKPSSLHGLSFQSQSVTRRNSCFTRIYALSSNDIKVGTSIEVDGAPWRVLEFLHVKPGKGAAFVRTKIRNYVNGSTVERTFRAGITIEEANVFKETKQFTYKDGSQFVFMDLSSYEETRLNESDMGDKTKWLKEGMDCNLLYWKDKVIDFELPITVQLKIVDVDPGLRGDTAQGGTKPATLETGAVVNVPLFVNVGEDIMVDTRTGTYMSRV, from the exons ATGGCGGCGACATGGACTTCTTTTGTAACTTCGTTGTGTATTTCTTCACCTTCTTATAAACCATCGTCGTTGCACGGTCTGTCTTTCCAGAGCCAATCAGTGACCAGAAGGAACAGTTGTTTTACCA GGATATATGCGCTGTCTAGCAACGACATCAAAGTCGGGACAAGCATAGAAGTCGATGGTGCTCCGTGGCGTGTTCTGG AGTTTCTTCATGTGAAGCCAGGCAAAGGTGCTGCTTTTGTCAGAACCAAAATCAGGAACTACGTCAATGGTAGCACCGTCGAGAGAACCTTTCGTGCTGGAATTACT ATAGAAGAGGCCAATGTCTTCAAGGAGACTAAGCAATTCACTTATAAAGACGGCTCTCAGTTTGTTTTCATGGACttg AGCAGTTATGAGGAAACACGTTTAAACGAGTCTGATATGGGCGACAAGACCAAATGGCTTAAAGAGGGAATGGACTGCAATTTGCTCTACTGGAAGGACAAG gTCATCGATTTTGAACTTCCCATTACAGTTCAGCTTAAAATAGTTGACGTTGATCCTGGTCTCCGAGGTGACACTGCACAAG GTGGAACTAAACCTGCCACACTCGAGACTGGTGCAGTTGTCAATGTACCCCTCTTTGTCAATGTCGGTGAAGATATTATGGTGGACACGAGAACCGGTACGTACATGAGCCGGGTCTGA